One window of Halorubrum depositum genomic DNA carries:
- a CDS encoding cytochrome d ubiquinol oxidase subunit II, producing MISVESLSAGPLFGLPLSEMWFGLIFTLLATFLFLDGFDFGAGAIYGLLNTDREHEAVLAAVGPFWDGNEVWLVVFGGTLFAAFPAAYANLFSRHYLLMFGILGALILRGLAPEMYEQRHDERWQRAWSVAFVAGSVLAPFLLGVFAGNWLVGNESSVSLIGVVVGFTLTLLTVVSGAAFLRLKAPLDLPERVSTYGQFAVVGYLVAVVATLAILAVRLPSGLLTLLHPAIVVLVVTSIGLTAGYIVAMRRGESLLALGAAAVLTYGLIAVVGIIMYPAIDPATGATISETIVSTLPLNLMSIAAALLLPLVASYFVVLYSAFSGPISPEEAY from the coding sequence ATGATTAGCGTCGAGTCGCTCAGTGCTGGACCGCTGTTCGGCCTCCCGCTCTCTGAGATGTGGTTCGGTCTCATCTTCACGCTGCTAGCGACGTTCCTGTTTCTCGATGGGTTCGATTTCGGGGCAGGGGCGATTTACGGTCTGCTCAACACCGACCGGGAACATGAGGCTGTCCTCGCTGCCGTCGGTCCGTTCTGGGACGGCAACGAGGTCTGGCTGGTCGTCTTTGGCGGCACACTCTTTGCCGCCTTTCCCGCGGCCTACGCGAACCTGTTCAGCCGGCACTACCTGCTGATGTTCGGGATTTTGGGTGCGCTCATCCTTCGTGGGCTGGCGCCTGAGATGTACGAACAGCGTCATGACGAGCGCTGGCAGCGGGCGTGGAGTGTCGCCTTCGTTGCTGGGAGCGTCCTCGCGCCGTTCCTGCTCGGTGTCTTCGCCGGCAACTGGCTCGTCGGCAACGAGAGCTCCGTCTCGCTCATCGGCGTCGTCGTCGGCTTCACGCTGACGCTGCTGACGGTCGTCTCCGGGGCGGCGTTCCTCCGGCTGAAAGCGCCACTCGATCTGCCCGAGCGGGTGTCGACGTACGGTCAGTTCGCGGTCGTCGGCTACTTGGTGGCGGTGGTGGCAACGCTAGCGATCCTCGCCGTGCGACTGCCCAGTGGGCTGTTGACACTGCTACATCCGGCCATCGTCGTGTTAGTGGTGACTTCGATCGGCCTCACCGCGGGATACATCGTCGCCATGCGGCGCGGTGAGAGTCTACTGGCACTCGGGGCGGCAGCGGTCCTCACGTACGGGCTGATCGCCGTTGTGGGGATTATTATGTATCCTGCCATCGACCCAGCAACTGGAGCAACGATCAGCGAAACCATTGTCTCGACGCTCCCGCTGAATCTGATGTCAATAGCCGCCGCACTGTTGTTGCCGCTGGTGGCAAGCTACTTTGTCGTGCTCTACTCGGCGTTCAGTGGTCCCATATCCCCCGAGGAGGCTTACTGA